Genomic DNA from Raphanus sativus cultivar WK10039 unplaced genomic scaffold, ASM80110v3 Scaffold1139, whole genome shotgun sequence:
CACGAGTCAAGAGGCTCATGAGTTTGCTTGTGCGCGGTTTCAGGCCGAATACCCGGTTTTCCAAAAGGTAGGTATGTCTATAAAATATcctctttctttatttatttttgtttccggTGGTTACTTAATCATATAGGGGCTCCTCCTCACGTTTTATTCATCTTTTAGTTATGTTAGGTAGCTACGACGACTTGATTTTGGTATGTTTAGATCAAGTGTAACCCAAAATCACTATGTGCTTCAACAGTTACCATGTTGCTTGATTGATAgtgggttatatatatatgaccaAGTGTGTGTTGATGTGGGATTAGGTACGTGTAAACGGTCAAAATGCAGCACCACTCTACAAGTTCCTTAAGGCAAGCAAACCCACTTTTCTGGGTTCTAGAATTAAGTGGAACTTCACCAAATTCTTAGTCAGCAAAGATGGCATAGTGATTGATCGTTACGGTACGATGGCTACACCGCTATCAATCGAGGTATGCATTCTTTCTTTACGTATTCAAGtcgtattatatatttactactAATTGTGATGTTGGTTTCATGTTTTGCGTGTAATAAGCAGAAAGACATCAAAAAGGCTCTGGAAGAGGCATGATACAGCCGACGGAATTGCCTTTTACCTCAAGAGACCTAATAAATTCGCGGTTGAGTTGTAATGATAACCGCAGCTTTTATGTTGTGAATCAACGATGTTTTTTCTTTACGGACAAGTTTCTCAGTTAATTGGtgtacatattttcaaaatgataaatGGGCCAAAATCCGAACTTAATTGGTCCACCTTATCTGCAGATCCAATTCTTCTTGATAAATATACTTTTTAGTGATAATCATCTATATCAACAtccttttttttgctaaaaatctATATCAACATCCCGAAGTTTGCAATAATGGTATTTCGTCATGTGAATCGAAGGCCGACGACGATC
This window encodes:
- the LOC108810381 gene encoding probable glutathione peroxidase 4, producing MGASVSVPERSVHQFTVKDSSGKDVNLSIYQGKVLLLVNVASKCSFTESNYTQLTELYRKYKDQGFEILAFPCNQFLYQEPGTSQEAHEFACARFQAEYPVFQKVRVNGQNAAPLYKFLKASKPTFLGSRIKWNFTKFLVSKDGIVIDRYGTMATPLSIEKDIKKALEEA